A stretch of the Acidobacteriota bacterium genome encodes the following:
- a CDS encoding GNAT family N-acetyltransferase has translation MVAEFKISLGTSGQVADLIEIEQLALQSFQDPEVRQWFLQHPTPPEILHSAIRDNCLWVVELSSGGLAGFADVTYLGAVPYLAGLYVHPQFSRQGIGSALLVAILSELKGRECVEIWLTTTSNHPWHQPFYELHGFQVAEETILPAEIQVMLQIEARMGWRTRRIAMRRIL, from the coding sequence ATGGTGGCTGAATTCAAAATCAGTCTGGGAACATCAGGTCAGGTTGCAGATTTGATCGAGATAGAGCAACTGGCGCTGCAATCGTTTCAAGACCCAGAAGTTCGCCAGTGGTTTTTACAGCATCCAACACCACCGGAAATTTTGCACAGCGCAATTCGCGACAATTGTTTGTGGGTGGTCGAACTTTCTTCTGGAGGTTTAGCCGGATTTGCCGATGTAACGTATTTGGGGGCCGTTCCATATCTGGCTGGGCTCTACGTCCATCCTCAATTTAGTCGGCAAGGAATCGGAAGTGCGCTACTGGTCGCGATTTTGAGTGAATTGAAGGGCAGAGAATGTGTCGAAATCTGGTTGACCACGACCAGCAATCATCCGTGGCACCAGCCGTTTTATGAGCTTCACGGGTTCCAGGTTGCTGAAGAAACAATTCTTCCCGCTGAAATCCAGGTGATGCTCCAGATTGAAGCCCGGATGGGATGGCGGACCCGGCGCATTGCCATGCGGCGAATATTGTAG
- a CDS encoding LysR family transcriptional regulator, which produces MNIRDLTYFLAVVDLKHFGKAAEACYVSQPALSMQLKKMEEDLGVQLFERNNKQVIVTPIGKTIAERARLIIKEVGNIRDLAKQASDPLGGIIKIGVIPTIAPYLLPRILPRLQAELPNLQIQLVEAQTPTICRQLEDGELDLILLALPLPDYRFFERELYLEPFFLAVPHTHALAHRQMVSQQDLANESVLLLEDGHCLRDQALAVCKVVGAREKTSFRATSLETLRHMVASGAGITLVPEMAVSGNASNVVYLPFSHPVPNRSVGLAWRPTTARSYLFHRIGDIVREITHQNQV; this is translated from the coding sequence ATGAACATCCGTGATTTGACTTATTTTCTCGCCGTTGTTGATCTGAAACACTTTGGGAAGGCTGCCGAGGCGTGCTACGTCAGCCAGCCGGCGCTCAGTATGCAGCTCAAAAAAATGGAAGAAGACCTGGGCGTGCAGCTCTTCGAACGCAATAACAAACAGGTCATCGTCACCCCCATCGGGAAGACCATCGCCGAACGCGCCCGCCTCATCATCAAGGAAGTCGGGAACATCCGCGATCTGGCCAAACAGGCGTCCGACCCGCTCGGAGGAATTATCAAAATCGGCGTGATTCCGACGATTGCTCCGTATTTGCTGCCCCGCATTTTGCCACGACTTCAGGCTGAACTCCCCAATTTGCAAATCCAGCTTGTGGAAGCCCAGACCCCTACCATTTGCCGACAGCTTGAAGATGGCGAACTGGATTTGATTCTGCTGGCGCTCCCGCTGCCGGATTACCGCTTTTTCGAACGCGAATTGTACCTTGAGCCATTCTTTCTGGCGGTTCCGCATACGCACGCCCTGGCCCACCGGCAGATGGTTTCACAACAGGATTTGGCCAATGAATCGGTTCTGCTCCTCGAAGATGGTCACTGTTTGCGCGATCAGGCGCTGGCCGTGTGTAAAGTCGTAGGAGCACGGGAAAAAACGTCGTTTCGGGCGACAAGTCTGGAAACGCTCCGCCATATGGTCGCCAGTGGCGCGGGGATTACTCTGGTGCCGGAAATGGCGGTTAGCGGCAATGCCTCCAATGTGGTGTACCTTCCGTTTTCACACCCTGTGCCCAACCGCAGCGTCGGACTGGCCTGGAGACCAACGACGGCCCGGTCTTATCTCTTTCATCGAATTGGTGATATTGTTCGGGAAATCACACATCAAAACCAGGTCTAA